Proteins encoded within one genomic window of Nonomuraea gerenzanensis:
- the narH gene encoding nitrate reductase subunit beta, with the protein MRPMAQIAMVMNLDKCIGCHTCSVTCKQTWTNRPGVEYVWFNNVETRPGQGYPRRYEDQERWQGGWKLTRGGRLKPRAGGRLRKLMTIFANPLMPSIQDYYEPWTYDYENLTDAPLSGDVPVAPPRSLISGEPVKIGWSANWDDNLGGDPSPDPVLQKVSEDVRLSFEQAYMFYLPRICEHCLNPSCVASCPSGALYKRAEDGIVLVDQDRCRGWRMCVTGCPYKKVYFNHKTGKAEKCTFCYPRVEVGLPTVCSETCVGRLRYLGVLLYDADRVTEAASVADERDLYEAQLDLFIDPHSADAEAAGLPADWLEAARRSPVYDLIKRYRIALPLHPEYRTLPMVWYVPPLSPVVDALSGTGHDGEDATNLFAAIDALRIPIEYLAELFTAGDPEPVTFALRRLAEMRSYMRAVNLGERPPEDPELEAMYRLLAVAKYEDRYVIPTAYGNVPGVVEEGGCSLDYDGGPGMQQPFGEASGRPVPVSIETFHGLKERQTSNEVTHDRVNLLNWDGRGTPAGLFPPKRRHP; encoded by the coding sequence ATGAGGCCGATGGCCCAGATCGCCATGGTGATGAACCTGGACAAGTGCATCGGCTGCCACACCTGCTCCGTCACCTGCAAGCAGACCTGGACGAACAGGCCGGGAGTCGAGTACGTCTGGTTCAACAACGTCGAGACCCGCCCCGGCCAGGGCTACCCCAGGCGCTACGAGGACCAGGAGCGCTGGCAGGGCGGCTGGAAGCTGACCCGAGGGGGCAGGCTCAAGCCACGCGCCGGAGGCCGGCTGCGCAAGCTGATGACCATCTTCGCCAACCCCCTCATGCCCTCCATCCAGGACTACTACGAGCCCTGGACCTACGACTACGAGAACCTCACCGACGCCCCGCTCTCCGGCGACGTCCCGGTCGCGCCGCCGAGGTCGCTGATCAGCGGCGAGCCGGTGAAGATCGGCTGGAGCGCCAACTGGGACGACAACCTCGGCGGCGACCCGAGCCCCGACCCGGTGCTGCAGAAGGTCTCGGAGGATGTCAGGCTGTCGTTCGAGCAGGCGTACATGTTCTACCTGCCGCGCATCTGCGAGCACTGCCTGAACCCGTCGTGCGTGGCCTCCTGCCCGTCGGGCGCCCTGTACAAGCGGGCCGAGGACGGCATCGTGCTGGTGGACCAGGACCGGTGCAGGGGCTGGCGGATGTGCGTGACCGGCTGCCCGTACAAGAAGGTGTACTTCAACCACAAGACCGGCAAGGCGGAGAAGTGCACGTTCTGCTACCCCCGGGTGGAGGTGGGGCTGCCGACGGTCTGCTCGGAGACGTGCGTGGGGCGCCTGCGCTACCTCGGCGTGCTGCTGTACGACGCCGACCGCGTCACGGAGGCGGCCTCCGTCGCCGACGAGCGCGACCTGTACGAGGCGCAGCTCGACCTGTTCATCGACCCGCACAGCGCGGACGCCGAGGCCGCGGGGCTGCCGGCCGACTGGCTGGAGGCGGCCCGCAGGTCGCCCGTCTACGACCTGATCAAGCGCTACCGCATCGCGCTCCCGCTGCACCCGGAGTACCGCACGCTGCCCATGGTCTGGTACGTCCCGCCGCTCTCCCCCGTCGTGGACGCCCTGTCCGGCACCGGCCACGACGGCGAGGACGCCACCAACCTGTTCGCCGCCATCGACGCCCTGCGCATCCCCATCGAGTACCTGGCCGAGCTGTTCACGGCGGGCGACCCGGAGCCGGTGACGTTCGCGCTGCGCCGCCTGGCCGAGATGCGCTCGTACATGCGGGCGGTCAACCTCGGCGAGCGGCCGCCGGAGGATCCGGAGCTGGAGGCCATGTACCGGCTGCTGGCCGTGGCCAAGTACGAGGACCGCTACGTGATCCCGACCGCGTACGGCAACGTGCCGGGCGTCGTCGAGGAGGGCGGCTGCAGCCTCGACTACGACGGCGGGCCCGGCATGCAGCAGCCGTTCGGCGAGGCGTCGGGCCGGCCGGTGCCCGTCTCGATCGAGACCTTCCACGGCCTCAAGGAGCGCCAGACCAGCAACGAGGTCACCCACGACCGGGTGAACCTGCTCAACTGGGACGGCCGGGGCACCCCAGCGGGGCTCTTCCCGCCGAAGCGGAGGCACCCATGA
- the narJ gene encoding nitrate reductase molybdenum cofactor assembly chaperone, producing the protein MTRPVIWQAAAHLLAYPDERFWRRLPLIRQAAEPHFTAFLALVADLGQGELAGHYVDTFDLQRRCCLYLTYYTDGDTRRRGESLAALKQRYRAAGWELMDDELPDFLPVMLEFAACDPSGAALLQEHRAGLELLLAALTERDSPYRHVIGTVCAALPPLSAADRATAARLAAGGPPAESVGGYR; encoded by the coding sequence ATGACGCGCCCGGTGATCTGGCAGGCCGCCGCCCACCTGCTCGCCTATCCCGACGAACGCTTCTGGCGCCGCCTCCCGCTGATCAGGCAGGCCGCCGAGCCGCACTTCACCGCGTTCCTCGCGCTGGTCGCCGACCTGGGCCAGGGCGAGCTGGCCGGGCACTACGTGGACACGTTCGACCTGCAGCGGCGCTGCTGCCTGTACCTGACGTACTACACCGACGGCGACACCCGCCGCCGGGGCGAGTCGCTGGCCGCGCTGAAGCAGCGCTACCGCGCGGCCGGTTGGGAGCTGATGGACGACGAGCTGCCCGACTTCCTGCCCGTCATGCTGGAGTTCGCCGCGTGCGACCCGTCGGGCGCCGCGCTGCTGCAGGAGCACCGGGCGGGGCTGGAGCTCCTGCTCGCCGCGCTGACCGAGCGTGACTCGCCGTACCGGCACGTGATCGGCACGGTCTGCGCCGCGCTCCCGCCGCTCAGCGCCGCCGACCGGGCCACGGCGGCCCGCCTGGCGGCCGGCGGGCCGCCTGCCGAGAGCGTGGGTGGTTACCGGTGA
- the narI gene encoding respiratory nitrate reductase subunit gamma has protein sequence MSWGESVLWIVSPYVTLVIFVGGLIWRYRYDKFGWTTRSSQLYESPLLRVASPLFHYGLLVVIVGHVTGLLIPLSWTDAIGLSNEAYHANALIWGGLAGIATLVALALLIYRRRTTGPVFLATTVNDKVMYVVLAASIVAGVVTTVAGFVPTEVSYRTTVAPWFRGIFVLRPDPAAMGQASVLYKVHTLIGMALFVLFPFSRLVHAVSAPLGYLFRPYIVYRSRADGAPRRPAAVRMRQNRPL, from the coding sequence GTGAGCTGGGGGGAGAGCGTGCTCTGGATCGTCTCCCCGTACGTCACCCTGGTGATCTTCGTGGGCGGCCTGATCTGGCGCTACAGGTACGACAAGTTCGGCTGGACCACCCGCTCCTCGCAGCTCTACGAGAGCCCGCTGCTGCGCGTGGCCAGCCCGCTGTTCCACTACGGACTGCTGGTGGTGATCGTCGGGCACGTGACCGGCCTGCTGATCCCGCTGTCGTGGACCGACGCCATCGGCCTGTCGAACGAGGCCTACCACGCCAACGCGCTCATCTGGGGCGGCCTGGCGGGCATCGCCACGCTGGTCGCGCTCGCCCTGCTGATCTACCGCCGCCGCACCACCGGCCCGGTGTTCCTGGCGACCACGGTCAACGACAAGGTGATGTACGTGGTGCTCGCGGCCTCGATCGTCGCCGGGGTGGTGACCACGGTGGCGGGGTTCGTACCCACCGAGGTGAGCTACCGGACCACGGTCGCGCCCTGGTTCCGCGGCATCTTCGTGCTGCGGCCCGACCCGGCGGCGATGGGGCAGGCGAGTGTTCTTTACAAGGTGCACACGTTGATCGGGATGGCGCTGTTCGTACTTTTCCCGTTCAGCCGCTTGGTGCACGCGGTTTCCGCCCCGTTGGGCTATTTGTTCCGTCCTTACATCGTGTATCGGAGCCGCGCGGATGGCGCGCCGAGGCGCCCGGCAGCGGTGCGGATGCGTCAGAATCGTCCCTTGTGA
- a CDS encoding phosphotransferase, whose translation MKHGYTNSTFGDGALVVKCYEGPEAAFRLSTESRYLRRLRGRLPVPRVHQVTSTSLTTRFVDGSHGQDLLDEGRAVEVFTECGRMLARIHRLGIVHGDYGPQNMLFHPDTFETTAILDWEWAHPGRPVEDLAWVEWIVRSHHPEHVALLPHFFAAYGEPVPSWAERHATMIERCRGLLDFCARWEPGGGGEKLWRERLDVTAGWTQ comes from the coding sequence GTGAAGCACGGGTACACCAACAGCACGTTCGGCGACGGCGCCCTGGTCGTGAAGTGCTACGAGGGGCCCGAAGCGGCGTTCAGGCTGAGCACGGAGAGCCGCTACCTGCGGCGCCTGCGTGGCCGGCTCCCGGTCCCCCGGGTGCACCAGGTCACCTCGACCAGCCTGACCACTCGCTTCGTCGACGGCTCCCACGGCCAGGACCTCCTCGACGAGGGCCGGGCGGTGGAGGTGTTCACCGAGTGCGGGCGCATGCTGGCGCGCATCCACCGGCTCGGCATCGTGCACGGCGACTACGGGCCGCAGAACATGCTGTTCCACCCCGACACCTTCGAGACCACCGCGATCCTCGACTGGGAGTGGGCCCACCCCGGGCGGCCGGTGGAGGACCTGGCGTGGGTGGAGTGGATCGTCCGCAGCCACCACCCCGAGCACGTGGCGCTGCTGCCGCACTTCTTCGCCGCGTACGGGGAGCCCGTCCCGTCCTGGGCCGAGCGGCACGCGACCATGATCGAGCGCTGCCGCGGGCTGCTCGACTTCTGCGCGCGCTGGGAGCCGGGCGGGGGCGGGGAGAAGTTGTGGCGCGAACGCCTCGACGTCACGGCGGGCTGGACGCAGTAA
- a CDS encoding NAD(P)H-binding protein → MTRDVMILVLGATGSTGRRVVEQLRSAGHSVRGASRSGQATFDWSEPATWEPAVAGASALYLMAPDGVPVDPAFVSLAVARGVERIVLLSSGAIEAMGDERLLAAERTVRDSGADWTILRPSWFNQNFDEGFFKPAIMAGEVLMPLGDVRQAFVDADDIAAVAVAALTQDGHAGRAYDLTGPGSLAFGEAVDIIGRAIGREVRYLGGDEDYIAANGFSGESIHAAKAFGALRALGDQPVADTVSEVTGRAPKPFETFAQEAAARGAWR, encoded by the coding sequence ATGACACGCGATGTGATGATCCTCGTCCTCGGTGCCACGGGCTCCACCGGCCGCCGCGTCGTGGAGCAGCTTCGCTCCGCCGGCCACAGCGTGCGGGGCGCCTCCAGGAGCGGCCAGGCCACCTTCGACTGGTCCGAGCCCGCCACGTGGGAGCCGGCCGTGGCCGGCGCGTCGGCCCTCTACCTGATGGCGCCCGACGGAGTCCCCGTCGATCCCGCGTTCGTGTCGCTGGCCGTGGCCCGCGGTGTCGAGCGCATCGTGCTGCTGTCGAGCGGCGCCATCGAGGCCATGGGTGACGAGCGTCTGCTGGCGGCCGAGCGCACGGTGCGCGACAGCGGGGCCGACTGGACGATCCTGCGGCCGAGCTGGTTCAACCAGAACTTCGACGAGGGCTTCTTCAAGCCGGCCATCATGGCGGGCGAGGTGCTGATGCCGCTCGGCGACGTGCGGCAGGCGTTCGTGGACGCCGACGACATCGCCGCCGTCGCCGTCGCGGCCCTCACCCAGGACGGGCACGCCGGCCGCGCGTACGACCTCACGGGGCCGGGCTCGCTGGCCTTCGGGGAGGCCGTGGACATCATCGGCCGGGCCATCGGCCGTGAGGTGCGCTACCTGGGCGGCGACGAGGACTACATCGCCGCCAACGGCTTCTCCGGCGAGTCGATCCACGCCGCCAAGGCCTTCGGCGCCCTGCGCGCCCTCGGCGACCAGCCGGTGGCCGACACGGTGAGCGAGGTGACGGGCCGCGCGCCGAAGCCGTTCGAGACGTTCGCCCAGGAGGCCGCCGCCAGAGGCGCCTGGCGCTGA
- a CDS encoding phosphotransferase produces the protein MEIGELVGAGRSADVYALGDGRVLRRYRVDLDARRELEVMAHVAAHGFPVPEVFPGDSSATDLVMRRVSGPTMLHALLDGRIGAEEAGRTLAALLRRLHRIPARGSRDPRDRILHLDLHPDNVMLTADGPVVIDWSNAREGRPALDCALSAVILAQVAVDGESELAAPATGLVGVLVAELGADLDPSGPLDEARARRAADRGLSAYELSLLDEAVALIRRLAVRAS, from the coding sequence ATGGAGATCGGGGAGCTGGTCGGCGCCGGACGCAGCGCCGACGTGTACGCGCTCGGCGACGGGCGGGTGCTGCGCCGTTACCGGGTGGACCTGGACGCCCGGCGCGAGCTGGAGGTCATGGCCCACGTGGCGGCGCACGGGTTCCCGGTGCCCGAGGTCTTCCCCGGCGACAGCAGCGCCACCGACCTGGTGATGCGGCGGGTGTCGGGGCCGACGATGCTGCACGCGCTGCTCGACGGGCGGATCGGGGCCGAGGAGGCGGGCCGGACGCTCGCCGCGCTGCTGCGGCGGCTGCACCGGATCCCGGCCCGGGGGTCCCGCGACCCCCGCGACCGGATCCTGCACCTGGACCTGCATCCGGACAACGTGATGCTGACGGCCGACGGGCCCGTGGTGATCGACTGGAGCAACGCCAGGGAAGGGCGGCCCGCGCTCGACTGCGCGCTGTCGGCGGTGATCCTCGCGCAGGTTGCCGTGGACGGGGAGAGCGAGCTGGCGGCGCCGGCCACCGGGCTGGTCGGCGTGCTGGTGGCCGAGCTGGGCGCGGACCTCGACCCGTCCGGGCCGCTCGACGAGGCCCGGGCCCGGCGGGCCGCCGATCGGGGGCTCAGCGCGTATGAGCTGAGCTTGCTGGATGAGGCGGTGGCGCTGATCAGACGGCTGGCCGTCCGTGCCTCATAG
- a CDS encoding DUF305 domain-containing protein: MGRTADVAVWRRFVGMVLVVVVAGCSPVVREPAPAPEYTVTDVAWLQLTDALHTRALPLLELAPERASSRALADLAVRLGKAHEAGRGRLRALLAEAGITGENPHTLHDMPGMPTAQDLKDLAGLRKSAFDRRFAALLRAHLEQLVLVANGERDAGGAAGARRLAEDLAREHTGDLAELDRAVAA, translated from the coding sequence ATGGGAAGGACAGCGGACGTGGCGGTGTGGCGGCGGTTCGTGGGGATGGTGCTGGTCGTCGTGGTGGCGGGCTGTTCTCCTGTCGTACGGGAACCCGCCCCGGCCCCGGAGTACACCGTGACCGATGTGGCGTGGCTGCAGCTCACCGACGCCCTGCACACGCGGGCCCTGCCGTTGCTGGAGCTGGCACCCGAGCGGGCGTCCAGCCGGGCGCTGGCCGATCTGGCCGTACGGCTCGGCAAGGCGCACGAGGCGGGCCGCGGCCGGCTGCGTGCCCTGCTGGCCGAGGCGGGGATCACCGGTGAGAACCCGCACACCCTGCACGACATGCCCGGCATGCCCACGGCCCAGGACCTGAAGGACCTGGCGGGGCTGCGCAAGAGCGCCTTCGACCGGCGCTTCGCCGCGTTGCTGCGCGCGCATCTGGAGCAGCTCGTGCTGGTCGCGAACGGTGAACGGGACGCGGGCGGCGCGGCCGGGGCGCGGCGGCTGGCGGAGGACCTGGCCCGCGAGCACACCGGCGATCTCGCCGAGCTGGATCGGGCCGTCGCCGCGTAG
- a CDS encoding DUF1996 domain-containing protein, with amino-acid sequence MRLLALLSLLLGTFVVAAPAPASAAPVRVAEFLADCPFSHRLPDDPIVFPGLPGASHMHSFFGSRVTNAHTQLNDLLNGATNCNPAVDKSSYWVPTLYRDGAPVEPAIVTFYYLGEGVRDDIIARIQPLPLGLRIVAGNARATGPDNTTISRWSCLHAGHVGASKDFVNCPSGTMLESYLDFPQCWNGRDLDSADHKSHMAYPVAGACPSTHPVPVPKLRQVIRYPVSGDPSRIRLSSGGGFTMHGDFFNAWPAAEMERRVRDCIRPIIKCGADGRPS; translated from the coding sequence ATGCGCCTCTTAGCCCTGTTGTCCCTGCTGCTCGGCACGTTCGTGGTGGCCGCTCCGGCGCCCGCCTCGGCCGCGCCCGTACGGGTGGCGGAGTTCCTCGCCGACTGCCCGTTCAGCCACCGGCTGCCCGACGACCCGATCGTCTTCCCCGGGCTGCCCGGCGCCTCGCACATGCACAGCTTCTTCGGCAGCCGGGTCACCAACGCCCACACCCAGCTCAACGACCTGCTCAACGGCGCCACCAACTGCAACCCGGCCGTGGACAAGTCGTCGTACTGGGTGCCGACCCTCTACCGCGACGGCGCGCCCGTCGAGCCGGCCATCGTCACGTTCTACTACCTCGGGGAGGGGGTGCGCGACGACATCATCGCCCGCATCCAGCCGCTCCCGCTGGGGTTGCGGATCGTCGCCGGCAACGCCAGGGCGACCGGGCCCGACAACACCACGATCTCCCGCTGGTCGTGCCTGCACGCCGGGCACGTCGGAGCCTCCAAGGACTTCGTGAACTGCCCGTCCGGCACCATGCTGGAGTCGTACCTGGACTTCCCGCAGTGCTGGAACGGGCGGGACCTGGACTCCGCCGACCACAAGAGCCACATGGCCTACCCGGTGGCGGGGGCCTGCCCGAGCACGCATCCCGTGCCGGTGCCCAAGCTGCGGCAGGTGATCCGTTACCCGGTGAGCGGCGACCCGTCGCGCATCCGGCTGTCGTCGGGCGGCGGGTTCACGATGCACGGCGACTTCTTCAACGCCTGGCCGGCGGCCGAGATGGAGCGGCGGGTGCGTGACTGCATCCGGCCGATCATCAAGTGCGGCGCCGACGGGCGGCCTTCGTAG
- a CDS encoding discoidin domain-containing protein: protein MTALLRRLAALAALLTPLLSALPAHAADPLLSQGKPATASSTESAAAFPASAAVDGDPGTRWSSAFSDPQWIQVDLGATATISQVELSWETAHATAFQVQASTDGSSWSNLYSTAAGTGGNQSLAVSGSGRYVRVLGTQRATAWGYSLWEFKVYGAGGSSGERLLSYGKPGVASSSQHDGNCWECTPARAFDLDPASRWATAAWADPGWIYVDLGATARISRVVLQWDPAYARSFQLQTSPDANTWTTVYSTTTGTGFKQTLSVSGTGRYVRMYGTQRSGAYGYSLWEFQVYGTGGNPTDPPAPPRDPANPPALVWSDEFNGAAGARPDPAKWRADPGTGPNNELEYYTDHANAAMDGQGHLVMEARKQATPGSACPPDPLTGSTTCQYTSARMNTGTKFHFTYGRVEARIKVPKGDGLWPAFWMMGADFLTGRPWPYNGEIDIMEVLGKDVKTSYSTVHAPAYNGGGGVGSPYTLPNGADYSDDFHVWAANWDSKGIVYTLDGRTVFAISKDQVEQTRGPWIFDHPYYIILNLAVGGDWPGPPNAATPFPSRMLVDYVRVYQ from the coding sequence GTGACCGCACTCTTACGCCGTCTCGCGGCTCTCGCCGCCCTGCTGACCCCCCTGCTGTCAGCCCTGCCCGCCCACGCCGCCGACCCTCTGCTGTCGCAGGGCAAGCCCGCCACCGCCTCCTCCACCGAGAGCGCCGCCGCCTTCCCCGCCTCCGCCGCCGTGGACGGCGACCCCGGCACCCGCTGGTCCAGCGCGTTCTCCGACCCGCAGTGGATCCAGGTGGACCTCGGCGCGACCGCCACCATCAGCCAGGTCGAGCTGAGCTGGGAGACCGCCCACGCCACCGCCTTCCAGGTGCAGGCGTCCACCGACGGCAGCTCCTGGAGCAACCTCTACTCCACCGCCGCCGGCACGGGCGGCAACCAGAGCCTGGCCGTGTCCGGCAGCGGCCGGTACGTGCGCGTCCTCGGCACCCAGCGCGCCACGGCTTGGGGCTACAGCCTCTGGGAGTTCAAGGTCTACGGGGCAGGCGGCTCCAGCGGCGAGCGGCTGCTGTCGTACGGCAAGCCCGGCGTGGCCTCCAGCTCCCAGCACGACGGGAACTGCTGGGAATGCACCCCGGCCAGGGCGTTCGACCTCGACCCCGCCAGCAGGTGGGCCACCGCGGCCTGGGCGGACCCGGGCTGGATCTACGTGGACCTCGGCGCGACCGCCCGGATCAGCAGGGTCGTGCTGCAGTGGGACCCGGCCTACGCCAGGTCGTTCCAGCTCCAGACCTCCCCTGACGCGAACACCTGGACCACCGTCTACAGCACCACCACCGGCACCGGCTTCAAGCAGACGCTGAGCGTCAGCGGCACCGGCCGGTACGTCCGCATGTACGGCACCCAGCGGTCCGGCGCCTACGGCTACAGCCTGTGGGAGTTCCAGGTGTACGGCACCGGCGGCAACCCCACCGACCCGCCGGCCCCGCCCAGGGACCCGGCCAACCCGCCGGCCCTGGTGTGGAGCGACGAGTTCAACGGCGCCGCGGGAGCCAGGCCCGACCCCGCCAAGTGGCGCGCCGACCCCGGCACCGGCCCGAACAACGAGCTTGAGTACTACACCGACCACGCCAACGCCGCCATGGACGGCCAGGGCCACCTCGTCATGGAGGCCCGCAAGCAGGCCACCCCGGGCTCCGCCTGCCCGCCCGACCCGCTCACCGGCAGCACCACCTGCCAGTACACCTCGGCCCGGATGAACACCGGCACGAAGTTCCACTTCACCTACGGCCGCGTCGAGGCCCGGATCAAGGTGCCCAAGGGCGACGGGCTGTGGCCGGCGTTCTGGATGATGGGCGCCGACTTCCTGACGGGGCGGCCGTGGCCGTACAACGGCGAGATCGACATCATGGAGGTCCTCGGCAAGGACGTGAAGACGTCCTACTCGACCGTGCACGCGCCCGCGTACAACGGGGGCGGCGGCGTCGGGTCGCCGTACACGCTGCCGAACGGCGCCGACTACTCCGACGACTTCCACGTCTGGGCCGCGAACTGGGACAGCAAGGGCATCGTCTACACGCTCGACGGGCGGACGGTGTTCGCGATCAGCAAGGACCAGGTGGAGCAGACCCGCGGCCCGTGGATCTTCGACCACCCCTACTACATCATCCTGAACCTCGCGGTGGGCGGCGACTGGCCGGGGCCGCCGAACGCCGCCACGCCGTTCCCGTCACGGATGCTCGTCGACTACGTGCGGGTCTACCAATGA
- a CDS encoding LacI family DNA-binding transcriptional regulator, whose product MNRPTLEAVAARAGVSKSSVSRVINGATTVAPSIREVVLRAVRELGYVPHAAARNLATRRTNAVALVVSDPPKGLVSDDPMFSAVVRQASRKLEAAGKQVVLMLAGSQDSRARVAQYVAAGHVDGVLLVSMHGADSLPATLARKGIPIVSLGRTNPAVPYVDNDNPGGADLAVRHLLRQGRRRVATITGPLDMTASQERLTGYTDVMRETCHRSIVAIGDFTRVSGADAMRQLLQDDPGLDAVFAANDLMAIGALRTLREAGRRVPDDVAVVGFDDIEAALYTAPALTTVHSPMTDWAGATVELLLGLFEGGPEEPVLLPAELVVRESA is encoded by the coding sequence GTGAACAGACCCACCCTGGAAGCCGTGGCCGCCCGGGCCGGCGTCTCCAAGTCCAGCGTCTCCCGAGTGATCAACGGCGCCACCACCGTCGCCCCGTCCATCCGCGAGGTCGTGCTGCGCGCCGTCAGGGAGCTGGGCTACGTCCCGCACGCCGCCGCCCGCAACCTCGCCACCCGCCGCACGAACGCCGTCGCCCTCGTCGTCTCCGACCCGCCCAAGGGCCTGGTCTCCGACGACCCGATGTTCTCCGCCGTGGTCCGCCAGGCCAGCAGGAAGCTGGAGGCGGCGGGCAAGCAGGTGGTGCTCATGCTGGCCGGCTCTCAGGACAGCCGCGCCCGGGTCGCCCAGTACGTGGCGGCCGGCCATGTGGACGGCGTCCTGCTCGTCTCCATGCACGGCGCCGACTCGCTGCCCGCCACGCTGGCCCGCAAGGGCATCCCGATCGTCTCGCTGGGCCGCACGAACCCCGCCGTCCCCTACGTGGACAACGACAACCCCGGCGGCGCCGACCTCGCCGTACGCCATCTCCTGCGGCAGGGCAGGCGCAGGGTGGCCACCATCACGGGCCCGCTGGACATGACCGCCTCCCAGGAGCGCCTCACCGGTTACACCGACGTCATGCGCGAAACCTGCCATCGCTCCATCGTCGCCATCGGCGACTTCACCCGCGTCTCGGGCGCCGACGCCATGCGCCAGCTCCTCCAGGACGACCCCGGCCTGGACGCCGTCTTCGCCGCCAACGACCTCATGGCCATCGGCGCCCTGCGCACCCTGCGGGAGGCGGGGCGCAGGGTGCCGGACGACGTGGCGGTGGTCGGCTTCGACGACATCGAGGCCGCCCTCTACACCGCCCCCGCGTTGACCACGGTCCACAGCCCGATGACCGACTGGGCCGGCGCGACGGTGGAGCTGCTGCTGGGGTTGTTCGAGGGCGGGCCCGAGGAGCCGGTGCTGCTCCCGGCCGAGCTGGTGGTACGGGAGTCGGCTTGA
- a CDS encoding YncE family protein, translating to MTIGLLLAGAPAASAADSITYLGLTPSTSSSEVEIVTGSGRLFASARDRIVVTDTDGTLIGYITDLSYVVGLTVTPDGTRLYAALRDSNEVVEIDTSTLAITRRFDFAAYTCPYRLSLSGNMLWTGHGCGPGNGGVASLDLSAPAPQPVTALTGLAYAPMLAAAQNTLVLGYSRVSPSTLMSYDVSTGSPQLLGEIDGLPYLSDLSITPDGSTALAAFPTRLEGWDTSSLTMVRQYGENAAAQGSAVAVAVTPDGTKVVGGWTVRGVEVYDLVTGVMTYAKTSPTGWSSPMVDTGAITTVGDEVFSVLRTRGSTVLRLWKLEDATLTP from the coding sequence ATGACGATCGGCCTGCTCCTCGCCGGAGCACCCGCGGCCTCGGCAGCGGATTCGATCACTTACCTCGGCCTGACCCCCTCCACGTCCTCGTCGGAAGTCGAGATCGTCACGGGCAGCGGCAGGCTGTTCGCGTCCGCCCGCGATCGAATCGTGGTGACGGACACCGACGGCACACTGATCGGCTACATCACCGACCTGTCATACGTGGTGGGCCTCACGGTGACACCCGACGGAACCCGGCTGTACGCGGCACTGCGTGATTCGAACGAGGTCGTTGAGATCGACACCTCGACTCTCGCGATCACCCGGCGGTTCGACTTCGCGGCGTACACGTGCCCGTACCGCTTGTCGCTGTCCGGCAACATGCTGTGGACGGGGCACGGGTGTGGACCGGGGAATGGCGGGGTTGCAAGCCTCGACCTGTCGGCCCCGGCCCCGCAGCCCGTCACCGCCTTGACGGGGCTGGCCTACGCGCCCATGCTCGCCGCCGCGCAGAACACACTCGTGCTCGGCTACTCCCGCGTCTCCCCGTCCACGCTGATGTCCTACGACGTGAGCACAGGTTCTCCGCAGCTTCTCGGCGAGATCGACGGCCTGCCCTACCTCTCCGACTTGTCCATCACACCGGACGGCTCGACGGCACTGGCGGCGTTCCCGACCCGGCTGGAAGGCTGGGACACCTCAAGCCTCACAATGGTCCGCCAATACGGCGAGAACGCCGCGGCCCAGGGCAGTGCCGTGGCCGTGGCCGTCACCCCGGACGGCACCAAGGTCGTCGGCGGCTGGACCGTCCGGGGCGTCGAGGTGTACGACCTGGTGACGGGCGTGATGACCTACGCGAAGACGAGTCCCACCGGTTGGTCGAGCCCCATGGTCGACACCGGCGCCATCACCACCGTCGGCGACGAGGTCTTCAGCGTGCTGCGGACCAGGGGTTCCACTGTCCTGCGCCTGTGGAAACTGGAAGACGCCACTCTGACACCATGA